A stretch of the Perca flavescens isolate YP-PL-M2 chromosome 3, PFLA_1.0, whole genome shotgun sequence genome encodes the following:
- the LOC114552269 gene encoding extracellular calcium-sensing receptor, whose amino-acid sequence MPTVKHDYATMPEPLRCTGSINTRELRFSRAMIFAIEEINNSTELLPGIKLGYHIYDACASVPVAVHVAFQLSNALDPVFYTGHNCSQSGMVMAVVGESESTSSISISRIIGPFNIPQVSYLATCACLSDKQQYPSFFRTIPSDQFRADQLAKLVKHFGWTWIGAVRSDSDYGNSGMASFLDAARKEGICVEYSESFYRTHPRSRIQKVADVIRRSTAMVVVAFTSRKDLMFLLEELSLEPSPPRQWIGTDWVTEPDLLRFSFCAGTIGFGIQKSVIPGLRDFLLDLSPSKVAASPVLTEFWEDAFNCRLGKSAAIDKRLCDGTEDIKTLRSPYTDTSQLRITNMVYKAVYAIAHAIHKAVCQETNSTTQCDKFTRIESKEVLTQLKKVNFSRNGYEVSFDANGDPVARYELVNWQKSESGSIKFVTVGQYDESLPVGQKFKINRNITWMDGSTQVPVSVCTDSCPPGTRKLLQKGKPTCCYDCILCPEGEISNATDSPDCFPCPKEFWPNAERDTCLPKPLEFLSYNEVLGIILATFSVGGACLAIITAAVFYRHRTSPIVRANNSELSFLLLFSLTLCFLCSLTFIGAPSEWSCMLRHTAFGITFVLCMSCVLGKTIVVLMAFKATLPGSNVMKWFGPPQQRMTVVSFTFIQVLICTIWLVLSPPFPMKNLTIYKERIILECALGSAIGFWAVIGYIGLLAVFCFVLAVLARKLPDNFNEAKLITFSMLIFCAVWITFIPAYLSSPGKFTVAVEIFAILASSFGLILCIFAPKCFIILFKPEKNTKKHLMNKNES is encoded by the exons ATGCCCACAGTGAAGCATGACTACGCCACCATGCCTGAGCCACTAAGATGTACAGGAAG cATTAACACCCGTGAACTGCGCTTCTCACGCGCAATGATCTTCGCCATCGAGGAGATAAACAacagcacggagctgctgccGGGAATCAAACTCGGTTATCACATCTATGATGCGTGCGCCTCGGTGCCCGTGGCGGTGCATGTGGCATTCCAGCTTTCAAATGCCCTGGACCCGGTGTTTTACACCGGCCACAATTGCTCACAATCTGGTATGGTGATGGCTGTCGTTGGTGAGTCTGAGTCCACATCATCCATCAGCATCTCGCGCATCATCGGGCCCTTTAACATTCCTCAA GTGAGCTACTTGGCCActtgtgcatgtctgtctgaTAAGCAGCAGTACCCAAGTTTCTTCAGAACAATCCCTAGTGATCAGTTCCGGGCTGACCAGCTGGCCAAGTTGGTAAAGCACTTTGGCTGGACTTGGATAGGTGCTGTCCGGTCAGATTCAGATTATGGCAATAGTGGTATGGCGTCTTTTCTGGACGCAGCACGCAAAGAGGGGATCTGTGTGGAATACTCTGAATCTTTCTATCGGACCCACCCACGTAGCAGGATCCAGAAAGTAGCTGACGTTATCCGCAG GTCGACAGCTATGGTTGTTGTGGCATTTACATCCCGTAAAGACCTGATGTTCCTGCTGGAAGAGCTGTCACTTGAGCCTTCTCCACCTCGCCAGTGGATAGGCACTGACTGGGTAACCGAACCAGACCTGCTGAGGTTCAGCTTCTGTGCTGGAACCATCGGATTTGGCATTCAGAAATCTGTCATCCCAGGTCTGAGAGACTTCTTGCTGGATCTCTCTCCTTCTAAAGTGGCTGCCTCTCCAGTGCTTACTGAGTTCTGGGAGGATGCATTCAACTGCAGGCTGGGAAAAA GTGCAGCCATAGACAAGAGATTATGTGACGGAACTGAAGACATAAAGACACTCCGGAGCCCGTACACTGACACATCTCAGCTCCGGATCACTAACATGGTATATAAGGCTGTTTATGCAATAGCTCATGCCATTCATAAAGCAGTGTGTCAGGAAACAAATTCTACAACTCAGTGTGACAAATTCACCAGGATAGAGTCCAAagag GTTCTTACTCAGCTAAAGAAAGTAAATTTTTCCCGAAATGGTTATGAAGTGTCGTTTGATGCCAATGGTGATCCTGTGGCCAGATACGAACTGGTTAACTGGCAAAAAAGTGAGAGTGGCAGCATTAAGTTTGTGACAGTAGGGCAATACGATGAATCACTGCCGGTGGGCCAGAAGttcaaaataaacagaaacatcacCTGGATGGACGGTAGCACACAA GTTCCTGTGTCAGTGTGCACTGACAGCTGTCCTCCAGGAACTCGTAAATTGCTGCAAAAAGGAAAACCCACCTGCTGTTACGATTGTATACTGTGTCCTGAGGGAGAGATTAGTAATGCTACAG aTTCCCCTGATTGTTTCCCTTGCCCCAAGGAGTTCTGGCCTaatgcagagagagacactTGTCTCCCCAAGCCTTTAGAGTTTCTTTCCTACAACGAGGTCCTAGGAATCATCCTGGCTACATTCTCAGTTGGTGGTGCCTGTCTGGCCATTATAACAGCGGCTGTGTTCTATCGTCACAGGACATCCCCGATTGTCAGGGCCAACAACTCTGAGCTgagcttcctgctgctcttctccctgaCTCTATGTTTCTTATGTTCATTAACTTTCATTGGAGCACCCTCTGAGTGGTCCTGCATGCTGCGCCACACAGCGTTTGGAATCACCTTCGTCCTCTGTATGTCTTGTGTTCTTGGAAAAACAATAGTAGTGTTAATGGCCTTCAAAGCTACACTCCCAGGTAGTAATGTCATGAAATGGTTTGGTCCTCCACAGCAAAGAATGACTGTAGTGTCTTTTACGTTTATTCAAGTCTTAATATGTACTATTTGGCTGGTTCTTAGTCCCCCTTTTCCAATGAAAAACCTAACCATATACAAAGAGAGAATCATCCTAGAGTGTGCATTAGGCTCAGCTATTGGGTTCTGGGCTGTGATCGGGTACATAGGCCTACTGGCTGTCTTTTGCTTTGTGTTAGCTGTCCTAGCTCGGAAATTACCTGATAATTTTAATGAGGCCAAGCTCATCACCTTCAGCATGCTGATATTCTGTGCAGTCTGGATCACCTTTATTCCTGCATATCTCAGCTCTCCTGGGAAATTTACTGTGGCTGTGGAGATATTTGCCATTCTGGCCTCCAGTTTTGGACTAATACTGTGTATATTTGCTCCAAAGTGTTTCATTATATTGTTTAAGCCAGAGAAAAACACCAagaaacatttaatgaacaaaaaTGAATCCTAA